One window from the genome of Amycolatopsis sp. NBC_01480 encodes:
- a CDS encoding HNH endonuclease family protein codes for MPTTRAVRNSLTILASAAVLSATVVGVASATPPGIPSAATAKSDLAGLTVKADGSLDGYSRDKFPHWIDQGNSCNTREVVLKRDGTNVKTGSDCAPTSGSWFSPYDGATWTAASDVDIDHVVPLADAWRTGASAWTTAQRQAYANDLTDPQLIAVTDNVNQQKGDKSPDQWKPPLTSYWCTYAEMWVAVKAKFDLTVNTAEKAALTDMLGRC; via the coding sequence ATGCCCACAACGCGTGCTGTTCGCAACTCCTTGACCATCCTGGCCAGCGCCGCTGTCCTCTCCGCGACCGTGGTCGGCGTCGCGAGCGCGACCCCGCCCGGCATCCCCTCGGCGGCGACGGCCAAGAGCGACCTGGCCGGGCTGACCGTGAAGGCCGACGGCTCGCTGGACGGCTACAGCCGGGACAAGTTCCCGCACTGGATCGACCAGGGCAACAGCTGCAACACCCGCGAGGTCGTGCTCAAGCGCGACGGCACCAACGTGAAGACCGGCTCCGACTGCGCGCCGACCTCCGGCAGCTGGTTCTCGCCGTACGACGGCGCGACCTGGACCGCGGCGTCCGATGTGGACATCGACCACGTCGTCCCGCTGGCCGACGCCTGGCGCACCGGCGCCTCGGCGTGGACCACGGCGCAGCGGCAGGCCTACGCCAACGACCTGACCGACCCGCAGCTGATCGCCGTGACCGACAACGTCAACCAGCAGAAGGGCGACAAGTCGCCCGACCAGTGGAAGCCGCCGCTCACCAGCTACTGGTGCACCTACGCCGAGATGTGGGTGGCCGTGAAGGCGAAGTTCGACCTCACCGTGAACACCGCCGAGAAGGCCGCGCTGACCGACATGCTCGGACGCTGCTGA